Proteins from a genomic interval of Stenotrophomonas sp. WZN-1:
- a CDS encoding MBL fold metallo-hydrolase: protein MSVQVKSFFHRDSNTFSYLVSDPASGEAALIDPVLDYDPDTDASSEAPLHAALQAIEQQGLQLRWLLETHAHADHVSAGRRLKQRFPQATLAIGEGIRAVQATFAPRYGLQLPAADEIFDHLFSDGETFAVGELLGQVIAVPGHTSDSIAYLIGDALFTGDSLFMPDGGTARCDFPGGDAAQLYRSIQRLLALPDATRVFICHDYGPGGRDFANETTIGEQRAHNIHVHDGVAEAEFVSVREARDATLAEPVLMQPAVKANIQGGA from the coding sequence ATGTCGGTCCAGGTGAAGTCGTTCTTCCACCGTGACAGCAATACCTTCAGCTACCTGGTCAGCGACCCGGCCAGCGGCGAGGCGGCGCTGATCGACCCGGTCCTGGACTACGACCCGGATACCGACGCCAGCAGTGAAGCGCCGCTGCATGCCGCGTTGCAGGCCATCGAACAACAAGGCCTGCAGCTGCGCTGGTTGCTGGAAACCCACGCCCACGCCGACCATGTGTCAGCCGGGCGCCGGCTCAAGCAGCGCTTTCCGCAGGCCACGCTGGCCATCGGTGAAGGCATCCGCGCGGTGCAGGCGACCTTCGCACCACGCTATGGCCTGCAGCTTCCAGCTGCGGATGAGATCTTCGACCATCTGTTCAGCGATGGCGAAACCTTTGCCGTTGGCGAACTGCTTGGACAGGTGATCGCCGTGCCCGGCCACACCAGCGACAGCATCGCCTACCTGATCGGCGATGCGCTGTTCACCGGCGACTCGCTGTTCATGCCCGACGGCGGCACTGCCCGCTGCGACTTCCCGGGCGGTGATGCCGCACAACTGTACCGTTCGATCCAGCGCCTGCTGGCCCTGCCCGATGCCACCCGCGTGTTCATCTGCCACGACTACGGCCCGGGCGGCCGTGATTTCGCCAACGAAACCACCATCGGCGAACAGCGCGCGCACAACATCCACGTGCATGACGGCGTGGCCGAGGCGGAGTTCGTCAGCGTGCGCGAGGCACGCGATGCCACACTGGCCGAACCGGTGCTGATGCAGCCCGCGGTGAAGGCCAATATCCAGGGCGGGGCCTGA
- a CDS encoding TonB family protein: MTELLDGLWQASLWLAVGVVLLAVLRPLLVRLGGAGLAYRSWWLLPLLLVALLLPLPQVALLQHVPTLPLKVVPGAADGVAARSLPGAWLLLMAWALGMGICLLRDLRAQRRFERNMGPLRPRSDGSWQASGDPGLPALVGLWRPRIVVGPDFDQQFSAQEQSLILQHERSHRRNGDHWANGALLLVRAVFWFHPLLSWAAGRFLRDQELACDARTIAPQPALRGLYAGTLLKAQLVHPVAPAVCHWRSQPVLKERIAMLKQSKRKALPWVSGQVLVVGLCLGMGAVAWASQGTTMAGSPAAAVMDREIQVDKMPPPSYPKSAIEQRQVGVVNLRVEVDAQGRPTDVQVLSATNPGVFDAVSIAAARSWTYRPAMKNGKPVAGAVKIPITFAMDDTEDAK; encoded by the coding sequence ATGACTGAGCTGCTCGACGGACTGTGGCAGGCCAGCCTGTGGCTGGCAGTGGGCGTGGTCCTGCTGGCGGTGCTGCGACCGCTGCTGGTGCGGTTGGGGGGGGCCGGGCTGGCCTACCGCAGCTGGTGGCTGCTGCCGCTGCTGCTGGTGGCCCTGCTGCTGCCGCTGCCACAGGTTGCGCTGTTGCAGCATGTGCCGACGTTGCCGTTGAAAGTGGTGCCGGGGGCTGCCGACGGTGTGGCTGCGCGGTCGTTGCCTGGGGCGTGGTTGTTGCTGATGGCCTGGGCGTTGGGCATGGGCATCTGCCTTCTGCGCGACCTGCGCGCGCAGCGTCGCTTTGAACGCAACATGGGGCCACTGAGGCCGCGCTCCGATGGCAGCTGGCAGGCCAGTGGCGATCCCGGCTTGCCCGCACTGGTCGGTCTGTGGCGCCCCCGCATCGTGGTTGGCCCCGACTTCGACCAGCAGTTCAGTGCACAGGAACAGAGCCTGATCCTGCAGCACGAGCGCAGCCACCGGCGCAATGGCGATCACTGGGCCAACGGTGCACTGCTGCTGGTGCGCGCGGTGTTCTGGTTCCACCCGCTTCTGTCGTGGGCTGCGGGCCGCTTCCTGCGCGACCAGGAGCTGGCCTGCGATGCCCGTACCATCGCCCCGCAGCCTGCGCTGCGTGGCCTTTATGCCGGCACGCTGCTGAAGGCGCAGCTGGTCCACCCGGTTGCGCCCGCGGTCTGCCATTGGCGCAGCCAACCCGTGTTGAAGGAGCGTATCGCCATGTTGAAGCAGTCCAAGCGGAAGGCATTGCCGTGGGTGTCGGGTCAGGTGCTGGTGGTCGGCCTGTGCCTGGGAATGGGCGCGGTGGCGTGGGCCAGCCAGGGCACTACGATGGCCGGCAGCCCGGCAGCGGCGGTCATGGATCGGGAGATACAGGTCGACAAGATGCCACCGCCGTCCTACCCGAAGTCTGCGATCGAGCAGCGCCAGGTAGGCGTGGTGAACCTGCGCGTGGAAGTGGATGCGCAGGGGCGTCCCACTGATGTCCAGGTGCTCAGTGCCACCAATCCGGGCGTGTTCGACGCGGTGTCGATCGCTGCAGCGCGCAGCTGGACCTATCGTCCGGCAATGAAGAACGGCAAGCCGGTGGCAGGCGCAGTGAAGATTCCGATCACCTTTGCCATGGACGATACCGAGGACGCGAAGTGA
- a CDS encoding BlaI/MecI/CopY family transcriptional regulator — protein sequence MTPISEAEAVVMEVLWQQAPRSADDVVAALAHRDWAEPTIKTLLNRLLTKGAIAAERDGRRYLYRPLLQRQAWVEAQSQDFIGRVFEGRVAPLVAHFSERGQLSAQDIAELKKLIQELDHD from the coding sequence ATGACCCCGATCAGCGAAGCCGAAGCCGTTGTGATGGAAGTGCTGTGGCAGCAGGCACCGCGCAGCGCCGATGACGTGGTGGCCGCGCTGGCCCATCGCGACTGGGCCGAGCCGACCATCAAGACCCTGCTCAACCGCCTGCTGACCAAGGGCGCGATCGCCGCCGAGCGCGATGGACGGCGTTACCTGTACCGGCCGCTGCTGCAGCGACAGGCGTGGGTGGAGGCGCAGAGCCAGGACTTCATCGGGCGTGTCTTCGAAGGGCGTGTGGCGCCGCTGGTCGCGCACTTCAGCGAACGGGGCCAGCTGAGTGCGCAGGACATCGCCGAACTGAAGAAGCTGATCCAGGAGCTGGACCATGACTGA
- a CDS encoding flavin reductase family protein — MKALPKKDFPVEQARRFLEPGPIVLVSTAWRGQRNLMTMGWHMVMGFSPSLVATYLWHENHSHALARGSGECVINVPGVELLDTVVDIGNCSGREVDKFARFKLDALPAREVGAPLVGQCHSCFECRLYDDSQVAASNLFIWEIVRAHVAPRPKLPRTVHYRGDGQFMVSGAEVSRRRRFKPDML; from the coding sequence ATGAAAGCACTGCCCAAGAAGGATTTCCCTGTCGAGCAGGCCCGCCGCTTCCTCGAACCCGGCCCGATCGTGCTGGTCAGCACGGCGTGGCGCGGCCAGCGCAACCTGATGACGATGGGCTGGCACATGGTGATGGGCTTCTCGCCTTCGCTGGTCGCCACCTACCTGTGGCACGAGAACCACAGCCATGCGCTGGCGCGCGGCAGCGGCGAGTGCGTGATCAACGTGCCCGGCGTGGAGCTGCTCGATACGGTGGTGGACATCGGCAACTGCAGTGGCCGCGAGGTCGACAAGTTCGCCCGTTTCAAGCTCGACGCGCTGCCCGCGCGCGAGGTCGGCGCGCCGCTGGTCGGGCAATGCCATTCGTGCTTCGAATGCCGCCTGTACGACGACAGCCAGGTGGCAGCGAGCAATCTATTCATCTGGGAAATCGTGCGCGCCCATGTTGCGCCCCGGCCGAAGCTGCCGCGCACGGTGCATTACCGCGGCGATGGGCAGTTCATGGTGTCCGGCGCGGAAGTCTCGCGTCGACGGCGGTTCAAGCCCGACATGCTGTAA
- a CDS encoding acetyl-CoA hydrolase/transferase C-terminal domain-containing protein: protein MTEHLTDLDAAVDWLFARVDGPLRIGAPLALGKPHRLLNALYARVEQDPSRPLQLYTALSLNPPKARGNGLEARFLAPFAQRHFGDDFPRLAYADAIARDALPAHVQVEEFYMQSGALLGSRQAQSSYTSLNYTHAADAVAQRAPQVIVQKVAMRPDDRRLSLSCNNDITQDTLDAMSARGLPRPLLVAEIDPQLPYLGGSATVDVSFFDLVITPPPPYPALFGLPRQPVGDADYAIGLYASTLVRDGGTLQIGIGTLADALSHALVLRHTDNARYRRVLHALDPQLASHPLVQEIGGVDPFEVGLYGCSEMLNEGFRRLVQTGVIKRKVHDDLALMQRIENGSTLSIDHATLAAEGEYLHGAFYLGSPEFYEWLRTLPEDECRAIGMRRISEINQLYGGNETLERLQRRHARFFNSCMMATALGAAVSDALDDGRVVSGVGGQYNFVAMAHALPEARSVLMFRAARDDKGRRESNVRWNYGHTTIPRHLRDIYLNEYGIADLRGLTDEDCVHAMTAITEAPFQGGLLQQALASRKLLAAAQPDPERQQRNTPQALAAALAPFRADGSLPDYPLGSDFNEIEQVLVKALGWLKANTQTRGDKLRTVWAALRQPAGDGDAVYLQRMGLQAPKDFAERLDARLLRLALARTA from the coding sequence ATGACCGAACACCTCACCGACCTGGACGCCGCCGTCGACTGGTTGTTTGCGCGCGTGGACGGGCCGCTGCGGATCGGAGCACCGCTGGCACTGGGCAAGCCGCATCGGTTGCTCAATGCGCTGTACGCGCGCGTCGAACAGGACCCGTCGCGACCGTTGCAGTTGTATACCGCGCTGTCGCTGAACCCGCCGAAGGCACGCGGCAATGGCCTGGAGGCGCGCTTCCTGGCACCGTTCGCGCAGCGCCATTTCGGCGACGATTTCCCGCGCCTGGCCTATGCCGATGCGATCGCGCGCGACGCGTTGCCAGCACATGTGCAGGTGGAAGAGTTCTACATGCAGTCCGGCGCCCTGCTCGGTTCGCGGCAGGCGCAGTCCAGCTACACCAGCCTGAACTACACCCACGCCGCCGATGCGGTGGCGCAGCGCGCGCCGCAGGTGATCGTGCAGAAGGTGGCGATGCGGCCGGACGATCGCCGGCTGTCGTTGTCGTGCAACAACGACATCACCCAGGACACGCTGGATGCGATGAGCGCACGTGGCCTGCCGCGCCCGCTGCTGGTCGCCGAGATCGATCCGCAGCTGCCCTACCTGGGCGGCTCGGCCACGGTCGACGTGTCGTTCTTCGATCTGGTGATCACCCCGCCGCCGCCGTATCCGGCGCTGTTCGGCCTGCCGCGCCAGCCGGTCGGCGACGCCGACTACGCCATCGGACTGTATGCCAGCACGCTGGTGCGCGACGGCGGCACCCTGCAGATCGGCATCGGCACGCTGGCCGACGCGCTCAGCCATGCGCTGGTGCTGCGCCACACCGACAACGCGCGCTACCGCCGCGTGCTGCACGCGCTGGATCCGCAGCTGGCCAGCCACCCCCTGGTGCAGGAAATCGGTGGTGTGGACCCATTCGAGGTGGGACTGTACGGCTGCAGCGAGATGCTCAACGAAGGCTTCCGCCGGCTGGTGCAGACCGGGGTGATCAAGCGCAAGGTGCACGACGACCTGGCGCTGATGCAGCGCATCGAGAACGGCAGCACGCTGTCCATCGACCATGCCACCCTGGCCGCTGAAGGCGAGTACCTGCACGGCGCGTTCTACCTGGGCTCGCCGGAATTCTACGAGTGGCTGCGCACGCTGCCGGAAGACGAGTGCCGCGCCATCGGCATGCGCCGGATCAGCGAGATCAACCAGTTGTACGGTGGCAACGAGACGCTGGAACGCCTGCAGCGCCGCCATGCCCGCTTCTTCAACTCCTGCATGATGGCCACCGCGCTGGGCGCGGCGGTGTCGGACGCGCTGGACGATGGACGCGTGGTATCCGGTGTGGGCGGCCAGTACAACTTCGTGGCGATGGCGCATGCGCTGCCGGAAGCCCGCAGCGTGCTGATGTTCCGCGCCGCGCGCGATGACAAGGGCCGGCGCGAATCGAACGTGCGCTGGAACTACGGCCACACCACCATTCCGCGCCACCTGCGCGACATCTACCTCAACGAGTATGGCATCGCCGATCTGCGCGGCCTGACCGACGAGGACTGCGTGCACGCGATGACCGCGATCACCGAAGCACCGTTCCAGGGTGGCCTGCTGCAGCAGGCCCTCGCCTCGCGCAAGCTGCTGGCAGCTGCGCAACCGGATCCTGAGCGCCAGCAGCGCAATACGCCGCAGGCACTGGCTGCTGCACTGGCACCGTTCCGCGCCGACGGCAGCCTGCCCGACTATCCATTGGGCAGCGACTTCAACGAGATCGAGCAGGTGCTGGTGAAGGCATTGGGCTGGCTGAAGGCCAACACGCAGACCCGCGGCGACAAGCTGCGCACGGTCTGGGCAGCGCTGCGTCAACCTGCCGGCGACGGCGATGCGGTGTACCTGCAGCGCATGGGCCTGCAGGCACCGAAGGATTTCGCAGAGCGCCTGGACGCACGCCTGCTGCGGCTGGCACTGGCGCGTACCGCCTGA
- the tkt gene encoding transketolase, producing the protein MTQPTRRQLANAIRFLAADAVETAKSGHPGMPMGMADIAEVLWNDYLRHNPSNPHWFNRDRFVLSNGHGSMLQYALLHLSGYDLPIEQLKLFRQLGSHTAGHPERHETPGVETTTGPLGQGFANAVGFALAEKLLAQRFNRPELEVVDHRTWVFMGDGCLMEGVSHEAASLAGTWGLHKLVCFWDNNHISIDGNVEGWFTDNTPERFEAYGWNVVRDVDGHDPESIKAGIEAALSQSDKPTLICCRTTIGFGSPNKAGKESSHGAPLGKDELEATRKQLGWEYGPFEIPQAIYDGWRANGAGTLRQAEWEQLFDKYASQYPAEASELTRRSHGELPADFVAKADAYIAQVAAEGPTIASRKASQLAIEAYAPLLPEIVGGSADLAHSNLTLWKGSKSVASDDANANYVYYGVREFGMTAIANGLALHGGFIPFDATFLVFSDYARNGVRMSALIPAHAIHVYTHDSIGLGEDGPTHQPVEHLASLRYIPNNDVWRPCDAVESAVSWKAAITRQDGPSCLVFSRQNLPHQPRNAEQIAQIERGGYVLADAAGTPDVILIATGSEVSLATEAKAQLDAAGIKTRVVSMPSTDVFLRQDAAYRESVLPNAVRKRVAVEAGVTGFWRQFVGLDGAVIGIDTFGASAPADQLYKHFGITTAHVVEAAKAL; encoded by the coding sequence ATGACGCAGCCTACCCGTCGCCAGTTGGCCAACGCCATCCGCTTCCTTGCCGCCGATGCGGTTGAAACCGCAAAGTCCGGCCACCCCGGCATGCCCATGGGCATGGCCGACATCGCCGAAGTCCTCTGGAACGACTATCTCCGCCATAACCCGAGCAACCCGCACTGGTTCAACCGCGACCGTTTCGTGCTGTCCAACGGCCACGGTTCGATGCTGCAGTACGCGCTGCTGCACCTGAGCGGTTACGACCTGCCGATCGAGCAGCTGAAGCTGTTCCGCCAGCTGGGCAGCCACACCGCCGGTCACCCGGAACGCCACGAGACCCCGGGCGTGGAAACCACCACCGGCCCGCTGGGCCAGGGTTTCGCCAACGCCGTGGGCTTCGCCCTGGCCGAGAAGCTGCTGGCACAGCGCTTCAACCGCCCGGAGCTGGAAGTGGTCGACCACCGCACCTGGGTGTTCATGGGCGATGGCTGCCTGATGGAAGGCGTGTCGCATGAAGCGGCCTCGCTGGCCGGTACCTGGGGCCTGCACAAGCTGGTCTGCTTCTGGGACAACAACCACATCTCCATCGACGGCAACGTCGAGGGCTGGTTCACCGACAACACCCCGGAGCGTTTCGAGGCCTATGGCTGGAACGTGGTTCGCGACGTCGATGGCCATGACCCGGAAAGCATCAAGGCCGGCATCGAGGCCGCGCTGTCGCAGAGCGACAAGCCGACCCTGATCTGCTGCCGCACCACCATTGGTTTCGGTTCGCCGAACAAGGCGGGCAAGGAATCCAGCCACGGCGCACCGCTGGGCAAGGACGAGCTGGAAGCCACCCGCAAGCAGCTGGGCTGGGAATACGGTCCGTTCGAGATCCCGCAGGCGATCTACGACGGCTGGCGCGCCAATGGCGCCGGCACCCTGCGCCAGGCCGAGTGGGAACAGCTGTTCGACAAGTACGCCAGCCAGTACCCGGCTGAAGCGTCCGAGCTGACCCGCCGTTCGCACGGCGAGCTGCCGGCCGACTTCGTTGCCAAGGCCGATGCCTACATCGCCCAGGTGGCCGCTGAAGGCCCGACGATCGCCTCGCGCAAGGCCTCGCAGCTGGCCATCGAAGCCTATGCCCCGCTGCTGCCGGAAATCGTCGGCGGCTCGGCCGACCTGGCGCACTCCAACCTGACCCTGTGGAAGGGCAGCAAGTCGGTCGCAAGCGACGACGCCAACGCCAACTACGTGTATTACGGCGTGCGCGAGTTCGGCATGACCGCGATCGCCAATGGCCTTGCCCTGCACGGTGGTTTCATTCCGTTCGACGCCACCTTCCTGGTGTTCAGCGATTACGCCCGCAACGGCGTGCGCATGAGCGCGCTGATCCCGGCCCACGCCATCCACGTCTACACCCACGACTCGATCGGCCTGGGCGAAGACGGCCCGACCCACCAGCCGGTGGAGCATCTGGCCTCGCTGCGCTACATCCCGAACAACGACGTGTGGCGTCCGTGCGATGCGGTCGAGTCGGCGGTGAGCTGGAAGGCCGCGATCACCCGCCAGGACGGCCCGAGCTGCCTGGTGTTCAGCCGCCAGAACCTGCCGCACCAGCCGCGCAACGCCGAGCAGATCGCCCAGATCGAGCGCGGTGGCTACGTGCTGGCCGATGCCGCCGGTACCCCGGACGTGATCCTGATCGCCACGGGTTCGGAAGTCTCGCTGGCCACCGAAGCCAAGGCCCAGCTGGACGCGGCCGGTATCAAGACCCGCGTGGTTTCGATGCCGTCCACCGACGTGTTCCTGCGCCAGGATGCGGCCTACCGTGAATCGGTGCTGCCGAACGCCGTGCGCAAGCGCGTGGCCGTGGAAGCCGGCGTCACCGGTTTCTGGCGCCAGTTCGTCGGCCTGGACGGTGCGGTGATCGGTATCGACACCTTCGGTGCCTCGGCCCCGGCCGACCAGCTGTACAAGCACTTCGGCATCACCACCGCCCACGTGGTGGAAGCCGCCAAGGCGCTGTAA
- a CDS encoding dicarboxylate/amino acid:cation symporter, whose amino-acid sequence MTAAAADKKKLPLHWKMGIGFAIGLVLGLIVHALGGSVDGLQAGAKWVMDYVTTPASGLFLNLIFMLIVPLIFSALIMGVSEMGDIRALGRIGWKTLAYTVLLSGIAVGIGLVLVNLLKPGAGVDPQTAALMLSENAERSKEIVAGIHGTPKGMDMLLSIVPSNVLQAASDNGAILSLMFFALMFGIGMVLTDNEKVAPLRRAIEGVFEISMTLINLVIRLAPYAVACFMFNLAALFGFELIIRLGAYVGVVVLALGLHMIVTYGTAVWLSGRSPLSFFRDTQEATVMAFSTASSNATLPTALRVADQMGLPQRVSRFVLTVGATANQNGTALFEGVTVIFLAQFFGVDLSIGQQIMVMAVCILGGIGTAGVPSGSLPVVAMICAMVGVNPLGIGLILGVNHFLDMCRTALNVTGDLALTTLVAKGESHDGPALGPQQD is encoded by the coding sequence ATGACAGCAGCTGCTGCCGACAAGAAGAAGTTGCCCCTGCATTGGAAGATGGGCATCGGCTTTGCGATCGGCCTGGTCTTGGGACTGATCGTGCACGCCCTGGGCGGCAGCGTCGATGGTCTGCAGGCCGGTGCCAAGTGGGTAATGGACTACGTCACCACCCCGGCGTCGGGCCTGTTCCTCAACCTGATCTTCATGCTGATCGTGCCGCTGATCTTCTCGGCGCTGATCATGGGCGTGTCGGAGATGGGCGATATCCGCGCCCTCGGCCGCATCGGCTGGAAGACGCTGGCCTACACCGTGCTGCTGTCCGGCATCGCGGTGGGCATCGGCCTGGTGCTGGTCAACCTGCTCAAGCCGGGTGCGGGCGTCGATCCGCAGACGGCAGCACTGATGCTGTCGGAGAACGCCGAGCGCAGCAAGGAGATTGTCGCTGGCATCCATGGCACGCCGAAGGGCATGGACATGCTGCTGTCGATCGTGCCGAGCAACGTGCTGCAGGCGGCGTCGGACAACGGCGCGATCCTGTCGCTGATGTTCTTCGCGCTGATGTTCGGCATCGGCATGGTGCTGACCGACAACGAGAAGGTCGCCCCGCTGCGCCGCGCCATCGAGGGCGTGTTCGAAATCTCGATGACCCTGATCAACCTGGTCATCCGCCTGGCCCCGTACGCGGTGGCCTGCTTCATGTTCAACCTGGCCGCGCTGTTCGGCTTCGAGCTGATCATCCGCCTCGGTGCCTACGTGGGCGTGGTGGTGCTGGCGCTGGGCCTGCACATGATCGTGACCTATGGCACCGCCGTTTGGTTGTCGGGCCGCTCGCCGCTGTCGTTCTTCCGCGATACCCAGGAAGCGACGGTGATGGCGTTCTCCACCGCCTCCAGCAACGCGACCCTGCCGACCGCGCTGCGCGTGGCCGACCAGATGGGCCTGCCGCAGCGGGTGTCGCGCTTCGTGTTGACCGTGGGCGCCACCGCCAACCAGAACGGCACCGCGCTGTTCGAGGGTGTGACGGTGATCTTCCTGGCCCAGTTCTTCGGCGTGGACCTGAGCATCGGCCAGCAGATCATGGTGATGGCGGTCTGCATCCTCGGTGGCATCGGTACCGCCGGCGTGCCGTCGGGATCGCTGCCGGTGGTGGCGATGATCTGCGCGATGGTCGGTGTGAATCCGCTGGGCATCGGCCTGATCCTGGGCGTGAATCACTTCCTGGACATGTGCCGTACCGCGCTGAACGTGACCGGCGACCTGGCCCTGACCACGCTGGTGGCCAAGGGCGAGTCCCACGACGGCCCGGCGCTGGGCCCGCAGCAGGACTGA
- a CDS encoding BatD family protein, which produces MTRAIKMHGHWPRQVLAALLLWLPLIAWAQPRAWLDRDRIAMGDTVTLNVESDQGAPDFTPLRTDFDLSGQTSSRQVEWSNGSMQQRNLYGVALTPRRSGALVVPGLQVGSVRTAPLTLQVDAAVVAGPDSNAMAFIETVVDDDTPYVQQSVGVVVRLYFASQLASGELVLDTPAGASLQRVGDDRTDVRQVNGRRYNVVERRFLLIPERSGALKLAGARFSGRSAGGFFDDFFGGGDGRMNATSADRTLQVQAQPAQAPQPWLPLQSLQLRYTSAPTSARTGEAANVVVEAVAEGATRAQFTDLPVPDVGANAQVFAEPAQYEETFNGSTPRLKITRRYSIVPRQPGSLVVPGPRLPWWDVRNGKAQEAKLPDLTLAVAAGTVTGTASPAPLPPIDTDAALPGTDGQDSRIAATDPRASGLSERPWPWMAAAIGLALLWLLTLLWGWQRGRRPRAAAPAAGKSSVPTVASGRAGLAELRRALDGEGFDQVEAQLCAMAGVERIEQVIARLGDAAQRQVLQDLQQARWGGQGDLAPLRSRLREAFRDGPHWSAATGTADTGLAPLYPPRRT; this is translated from the coding sequence ATGACGCGGGCGATCAAGATGCACGGGCACTGGCCACGACAGGTGCTGGCGGCGCTGCTGCTGTGGCTGCCGCTCATCGCCTGGGCGCAGCCGCGCGCGTGGCTGGACCGCGACCGCATCGCGATGGGCGACACCGTCACCCTCAATGTCGAGAGCGATCAGGGCGCGCCAGACTTCACGCCATTGCGTACCGACTTCGACCTGAGCGGGCAGACCAGCAGCCGCCAGGTGGAGTGGAGCAATGGCAGCATGCAGCAGCGCAATCTGTATGGCGTGGCGCTGACCCCACGGCGCAGCGGTGCGCTGGTGGTGCCGGGCCTGCAGGTGGGCAGTGTGCGCACCGCGCCGCTGACGCTGCAGGTGGATGCGGCCGTCGTGGCCGGGCCGGACAGCAATGCGATGGCCTTCATCGAAACCGTTGTCGATGACGATACGCCGTATGTGCAGCAGAGCGTGGGCGTGGTGGTGCGCTTGTATTTCGCCTCGCAGCTGGCCTCCGGCGAACTGGTGCTGGATACCCCCGCGGGCGCGTCGTTGCAGCGCGTGGGCGACGATCGCACCGATGTGCGCCAGGTCAACGGGCGCCGCTACAACGTGGTCGAACGGCGTTTCCTGCTGATCCCCGAGCGCAGTGGCGCGTTGAAGCTGGCCGGTGCGCGGTTCAGTGGCCGCAGTGCCGGTGGCTTCTTCGATGATTTCTTCGGCGGCGGCGATGGTCGCATGAATGCCACCAGCGCCGACCGCACGCTGCAGGTGCAGGCACAGCCGGCGCAGGCCCCGCAGCCGTGGTTGCCCCTGCAGAGCCTGCAACTGCGCTACACCAGTGCGCCGACCAGTGCCCGCACCGGTGAGGCGGCCAACGTGGTGGTCGAAGCGGTTGCCGAAGGCGCGACGCGCGCGCAGTTCACCGACCTGCCGGTGCCGGATGTCGGCGCCAATGCGCAGGTGTTCGCCGAACCCGCGCAGTACGAAGAGACCTTCAACGGCAGTACGCCACGCCTGAAGATCACCCGCCGTTATTCGATCGTGCCGCGCCAGCCGGGTTCGCTGGTGGTGCCGGGGCCGCGCCTGCCCTGGTGGGATGTGCGTAACGGCAAGGCGCAGGAGGCGAAGCTGCCGGACCTGACGCTGGCCGTCGCGGCCGGCACCGTTACTGGCACTGCCTCACCGGCACCGTTGCCGCCGATCGACACCGACGCCGCGCTGCCCGGTACCGATGGCCAGGATAGCCGCATCGCAGCGACCGATCCGCGTGCCAGCGGCCTGTCCGAGCGTCCGTGGCCGTGGATGGCGGCGGCCATCGGCCTGGCGTTGCTGTGGCTGCTGACCCTGCTGTGGGGCTGGCAGAGAGGTCGCCGCCCGCGTGCGGCGGCGCCTGCAGCCGGCAAGTCATCTGTGCCGACTGTGGCGAGCGGACGTGCCGGCCTGGCCGAACTGCGCCGCGCGCTGGATGGCGAAGGCTTCGACCAGGTGGAAGCACAGCTGTGTGCGATGGCCGGTGTTGAACGCATCGAGCAGGTCATCGCGCGGCTTGGGGATGCAGCCCAGCGCCAGGTGCTGCAGGACCTGCAGCAGGCGCGCTGGGGCGGGCAGGGTGATCTGGCGCCGCTGCGTTCGCGCCTGCGCGAGGCCTTCCGTGACGGACCGCACTGGTCGGCGGCTACGGGCACCGCAGACACTGGCCTGGCGCCGCTGTATCCACCGCGGCGAACCTGA